A genomic stretch from Seriola aureovittata isolate HTS-2021-v1 ecotype China chromosome 13, ASM2101889v1, whole genome shotgun sequence includes:
- the dact1 gene encoding dapper homolog 1 isoform X1: protein MLLSAPSRRDTDPRCSRDRAAADADAAERQRSVRERLEATVSGLGELEYLRQRQEVLVRAALELRESAAAEEEAERRREAQLSSEEKLLEENILLLRKQLNCLRRRDAGLITQLQELDRQISDLRLDTEASHDQLETDSRPSSGFYELSDGASGSLSNSSNSVFSECFCSMADADGRLPSTDELPSCLECDGLVGGLCDDFSSGTVRRSVSAPHPPTLDPVPLVASCDSQSKYHCDLVARNGSDVFRYPSPLHAVAVQSPVFLQMLSHGGHGRDEGLLKAIEAGVEGLRPESASVPAPLVPQSSSWPAPTSSSSQTPCHKRLDSYIYSLLQRRALPIRTSRPRTSISTDPSKSILRQASLCVRQVSGLSSGSGLGTLRLTELKPSRAAGGGSADGAAAFSPQRQWSVESKGEEQEIQNGFHGGGDDTMINNSDLAPNQNSSPLTNGIQNDGFFTNKDTNTSTNSLMKKKSKGLLLPSAASIATLPKDARELSSPKANSTPKETKQPCYPPDQDLLLGSTPKNSHKPLPTDQTDEGDRSVPELASAGSSSPSQDEAGGDEGEGGGSHMVNAKYIPSQRQNIKLRKGGSKSVKTVKVKTSRASERSEPAERRGDKSHHRSSSKKSRLLEDGGSAHMKVSKRSPVGAPGVSSSRVNKRLPVSIPEGRVLDKHATSTLSSVRSGVSKHHHHGNHHHYSGTHHHHSHHHHHHHGRDQVVVIAKPKHKRNDYRRLRAIMEVPYDEAFRRAQRRQRKELLSHSPAGVYLPSGEQLSSPYSYVGGSDSEYSAECASLFHSTIVDTSEDERSNYTTNCFGDSESSEEEYVEESTTTSDTEESGGGGAGGRTGGMGRGWSQLGAPGARAVGQEMTPAQAKAFVKIKASHNLKKKILRFRSGSLKLMTTV, encoded by the exons ACGGACCCCCGCTGCAGCCGGGACAGAGCGGCTGCGGACGCGGATGCGGCGGAGCGGCAGCGCTCGGTGCGGGAGCGGCTGGAGGCCACCGTGTCCGGGCTCGGGGAGCTGGAGTACCTGCGGCAGCGGCAGGAGGTGCTGGTCCGGGCCGCGCTGGAGCTCCGGGAGTCGGCGGcggcggaggaggaggcggagcgGCGGAGGGAGGCTCAGCTGAGCTCcgaggagaagctgctggaggagaacatcCTGCTGCTCAGGAAACAGCTG aacTGTCTGAGGAGGCGGGACGCTGGTCTCATCACTCAGCTCCAGGAGCTGGACCGACAGATCAGCGACCTGCGACTGGACACCGAGGCGTCACATGACCAGCTGGAGACCGACAGCCGACCAAGCTCAG gtTTCTATGAGTTGAGTGACGGGGCGTCCGGCTCTCTCTCTAACTCGTCCAACTCGGTCTTCAGCGAATGTTTCTGCTCGATGGCGGACGCTGACGGACGCCTCCCGTCCACAG ATGAGCTGCCCAGCTGTTTGGAGTGTGACGGTCTGGTCGGAGGACTCTGTGACGACTTTTCTTCTGGTACAGTTCGTCGCTCAGTCTCCGCTCCTCACCCGCCCACCCTGGATCCTGTCCCCTTAGTGGCCTCCTGTGACTCCCAGTCTAAGTACCACTGCGACCTGGTGGCCCGAAATGGCAGCGACGTGTTCCGGTACCCGAGCCCGCTGCACGCTGTGGCCGTCCAGAGCCCCGTCTTCCTCCAGATGTTGAGTCATGGCGGTCACGGCAGAGACGAAGGGCTTCTGAAAGCCATCGAGGCCGGTGTCGAGGGTCTCCGACCAGAATCTGCTTCTGTTCCAGCTCCTCTTGTACCTCAGAGCTCCTCCTGGCCGGCccccacttcctcttcctcccagaCCCCGTGTCATAAGCGTCTGGACAGCTACATCTACAGTCTGCTGCAGCGGAGAGCCCTGCCCATCAGGACCAGCAGACCCAGGACCAGCATCAGCACTGACCCATCAAAGAGCATCCTGCGGCAGGCGAGTCTCTGTGTGaggcaggtctctggtctcagctCTGGTTCTGGTTTAGGGACTCTGAGGTTGACTGAACTCAAACCCTCCcgggcagcaggaggaggatccGCAGACGGTGCTGCCGCCTTCTCCCCTCAGAGGCAGTGGTCTGTGGAAAGCAAAGGTGAAGAGCAAGAGATCCAAAATGGTTTCCACGGTGGCGGCGATGACACGATGATCAACAACAGTGACTTGGCACCGAATCAGAACAGCTCTCCTCTTACTAACGGCATCCAGAACGACGGTTTCTTCACCAACAAGGACACCAACACAAGCACCAACAGTCTgatgaaaaagaagagcaaagGGCTTCTTCTTCCCTCAGCAGCGTCCATCGCGACCTTGCCTAAAGACGCCAGGGAGCTGAGCAGTCCCAAAGCTAACTCCACCCCCAAAGAGACCAAGCAGCCATGTTACCCCCCTGACCAGGACCTGCTCCTCGGATCTACTCCTAAGAACAGCCACAAGCCTCTCCCAACAGACCAGACAGACGAAGGCGATAGGTCAGTGCCAGAGCTGGCCAGTGCGGGGTCGTCCTCCCCGAGTCAGGatgaagcaggaggagacgaaggagaaggaggagggagtcACATGGTTAACGCCAAGTACATCCCTTCTCAGCGGCAGAACATCAAACTCCGCAAGGGTGGCAGCAAGAGTGTCAAGACTGTCAAGGTGAAGACAAGTCGGGCCTCTGAACGCAGTGAGCccgcagagaggagaggggataAATCCCACCACAGGTCCAGTTCTAAAAAGTCCCGGCTGCTGGAAGACGGAGGCTCCGCCCACATGAAAGTCTCCAAGAGATCACCTGTCGGGGCTCCTGGGGTGTCGTCCTCCAGAGTCAACAAACGCCTCCCTGTGTCCATCCCCGAGGGTCGAGTCCTGGACAAGCACGCCACATCGACGCTAAGCAGCGTGCGGTCAGGTGTATCCAAGCAccatcaccatggaaaccaccACCACTACAGTGGTACCCACCACCATCAcagtcaccatcatcatcatcaccatgggCGTGACCAGGTCGTGGTCATCgccaaaccaaaacacaaacgAAATGATTACCGGCGGTTGCGTGCGATCATGGAGGTCCCGTACGACGAGGCGTTCAGGCGCGCTCAGCGGCGGCAGAGAAAAGAGCTTCTCAGCCATTCTCCAGCCGGCGTGTACCTCCCCTCTGGTGAGCAGCTGAGCAGCCCGTACTCTTACGTCGGAGGAAGTGACTCAGAGTATTCGGCCGAGTGTGCGTCGCTCTTTCACTCCACCATCGTGGACACCAGTGAGGACGAGAGGTCCAACTACACCACCAACTGCTTCGGAGACAGTGAGTCCAGTGAGGAGGAGTATGTGGAGGAGAGCACCACCACCAGTGATActgaggagagtggaggaggtggggctGGGGGTAGGACAGGTGGAATGGGCAGGGGGTGGAGCCAGTTAGGGGCACCAGGGGCCAGGGCGGTGGGGCAGGAAATGACTCCGGCTCAGGCGAAGGCCTTCGTCAAGATTAAGGCCTCTCAcaacctgaagaagaaaatcCTGAGGTTCAGGTCGGGCTCGCTCAAACTCATGACCACCGTGTGA
- the dact1 gene encoding dapper homolog 1 isoform X2: MLLSAPSRRDTDPRCSRDRAAADADAAERQRSVRERLEATVSGLGELEYLRQRQEVLVRAALELRESAAAEEEAERRREAQLSSEEKLLEENILLLRKQLNCLRRRDAGLITQLQELDRQISDLRLDTEASHDQLETDSRPSSDELPSCLECDGLVGGLCDDFSSGTVRRSVSAPHPPTLDPVPLVASCDSQSKYHCDLVARNGSDVFRYPSPLHAVAVQSPVFLQMLSHGGHGRDEGLLKAIEAGVEGLRPESASVPAPLVPQSSSWPAPTSSSSQTPCHKRLDSYIYSLLQRRALPIRTSRPRTSISTDPSKSILRQASLCVRQVSGLSSGSGLGTLRLTELKPSRAAGGGSADGAAAFSPQRQWSVESKGEEQEIQNGFHGGGDDTMINNSDLAPNQNSSPLTNGIQNDGFFTNKDTNTSTNSLMKKKSKGLLLPSAASIATLPKDARELSSPKANSTPKETKQPCYPPDQDLLLGSTPKNSHKPLPTDQTDEGDRSVPELASAGSSSPSQDEAGGDEGEGGGSHMVNAKYIPSQRQNIKLRKGGSKSVKTVKVKTSRASERSEPAERRGDKSHHRSSSKKSRLLEDGGSAHMKVSKRSPVGAPGVSSSRVNKRLPVSIPEGRVLDKHATSTLSSVRSGVSKHHHHGNHHHYSGTHHHHSHHHHHHHGRDQVVVIAKPKHKRNDYRRLRAIMEVPYDEAFRRAQRRQRKELLSHSPAGVYLPSGEQLSSPYSYVGGSDSEYSAECASLFHSTIVDTSEDERSNYTTNCFGDSESSEEEYVEESTTTSDTEESGGGGAGGRTGGMGRGWSQLGAPGARAVGQEMTPAQAKAFVKIKASHNLKKKILRFRSGSLKLMTTV, encoded by the exons ACGGACCCCCGCTGCAGCCGGGACAGAGCGGCTGCGGACGCGGATGCGGCGGAGCGGCAGCGCTCGGTGCGGGAGCGGCTGGAGGCCACCGTGTCCGGGCTCGGGGAGCTGGAGTACCTGCGGCAGCGGCAGGAGGTGCTGGTCCGGGCCGCGCTGGAGCTCCGGGAGTCGGCGGcggcggaggaggaggcggagcgGCGGAGGGAGGCTCAGCTGAGCTCcgaggagaagctgctggaggagaacatcCTGCTGCTCAGGAAACAGCTG aacTGTCTGAGGAGGCGGGACGCTGGTCTCATCACTCAGCTCCAGGAGCTGGACCGACAGATCAGCGACCTGCGACTGGACACCGAGGCGTCACATGACCAGCTGGAGACCGACAGCCGACCAAGCTCAG ATGAGCTGCCCAGCTGTTTGGAGTGTGACGGTCTGGTCGGAGGACTCTGTGACGACTTTTCTTCTGGTACAGTTCGTCGCTCAGTCTCCGCTCCTCACCCGCCCACCCTGGATCCTGTCCCCTTAGTGGCCTCCTGTGACTCCCAGTCTAAGTACCACTGCGACCTGGTGGCCCGAAATGGCAGCGACGTGTTCCGGTACCCGAGCCCGCTGCACGCTGTGGCCGTCCAGAGCCCCGTCTTCCTCCAGATGTTGAGTCATGGCGGTCACGGCAGAGACGAAGGGCTTCTGAAAGCCATCGAGGCCGGTGTCGAGGGTCTCCGACCAGAATCTGCTTCTGTTCCAGCTCCTCTTGTACCTCAGAGCTCCTCCTGGCCGGCccccacttcctcttcctcccagaCCCCGTGTCATAAGCGTCTGGACAGCTACATCTACAGTCTGCTGCAGCGGAGAGCCCTGCCCATCAGGACCAGCAGACCCAGGACCAGCATCAGCACTGACCCATCAAAGAGCATCCTGCGGCAGGCGAGTCTCTGTGTGaggcaggtctctggtctcagctCTGGTTCTGGTTTAGGGACTCTGAGGTTGACTGAACTCAAACCCTCCcgggcagcaggaggaggatccGCAGACGGTGCTGCCGCCTTCTCCCCTCAGAGGCAGTGGTCTGTGGAAAGCAAAGGTGAAGAGCAAGAGATCCAAAATGGTTTCCACGGTGGCGGCGATGACACGATGATCAACAACAGTGACTTGGCACCGAATCAGAACAGCTCTCCTCTTACTAACGGCATCCAGAACGACGGTTTCTTCACCAACAAGGACACCAACACAAGCACCAACAGTCTgatgaaaaagaagagcaaagGGCTTCTTCTTCCCTCAGCAGCGTCCATCGCGACCTTGCCTAAAGACGCCAGGGAGCTGAGCAGTCCCAAAGCTAACTCCACCCCCAAAGAGACCAAGCAGCCATGTTACCCCCCTGACCAGGACCTGCTCCTCGGATCTACTCCTAAGAACAGCCACAAGCCTCTCCCAACAGACCAGACAGACGAAGGCGATAGGTCAGTGCCAGAGCTGGCCAGTGCGGGGTCGTCCTCCCCGAGTCAGGatgaagcaggaggagacgaaggagaaggaggagggagtcACATGGTTAACGCCAAGTACATCCCTTCTCAGCGGCAGAACATCAAACTCCGCAAGGGTGGCAGCAAGAGTGTCAAGACTGTCAAGGTGAAGACAAGTCGGGCCTCTGAACGCAGTGAGCccgcagagaggagaggggataAATCCCACCACAGGTCCAGTTCTAAAAAGTCCCGGCTGCTGGAAGACGGAGGCTCCGCCCACATGAAAGTCTCCAAGAGATCACCTGTCGGGGCTCCTGGGGTGTCGTCCTCCAGAGTCAACAAACGCCTCCCTGTGTCCATCCCCGAGGGTCGAGTCCTGGACAAGCACGCCACATCGACGCTAAGCAGCGTGCGGTCAGGTGTATCCAAGCAccatcaccatggaaaccaccACCACTACAGTGGTACCCACCACCATCAcagtcaccatcatcatcatcaccatgggCGTGACCAGGTCGTGGTCATCgccaaaccaaaacacaaacgAAATGATTACCGGCGGTTGCGTGCGATCATGGAGGTCCCGTACGACGAGGCGTTCAGGCGCGCTCAGCGGCGGCAGAGAAAAGAGCTTCTCAGCCATTCTCCAGCCGGCGTGTACCTCCCCTCTGGTGAGCAGCTGAGCAGCCCGTACTCTTACGTCGGAGGAAGTGACTCAGAGTATTCGGCCGAGTGTGCGTCGCTCTTTCACTCCACCATCGTGGACACCAGTGAGGACGAGAGGTCCAACTACACCACCAACTGCTTCGGAGACAGTGAGTCCAGTGAGGAGGAGTATGTGGAGGAGAGCACCACCACCAGTGATActgaggagagtggaggaggtggggctGGGGGTAGGACAGGTGGAATGGGCAGGGGGTGGAGCCAGTTAGGGGCACCAGGGGCCAGGGCGGTGGGGCAGGAAATGACTCCGGCTCAGGCGAAGGCCTTCGTCAAGATTAAGGCCTCTCAcaacctgaagaagaaaatcCTGAGGTTCAGGTCGGGCTCGCTCAAACTCATGACCACCGTGTGA